A window of Desulfobulbus oralis genomic DNA:
CTGGGCGGCATGAACTCCATCCGGGGTTTCAAATCGGCCAAGATCAGTCCCAGGGATCCGGTCACCGGTGAGCGCATCGGTGGCGATAAGATGTGGTATGTCAACCTGGGCATCATCTTCCCCCTGGTCAAAGATCTGGGCCTGGACGGCGAACTCTTCACCGACTTCGGCAACGTATACGACGTGGACGACGACTGGGACTTCGGCGACTACAAGAAAACGGCTGGTCTTGGCATCAACTGGGCTTCGCCGCTTGGGCCGCTCCGTCTGGCCGTTGGTTTCAATCTGGACAAAAAGGACGACGAGGACAGCTCCACCTGGGATTTCAGCATCGGCGGCAGCTTCTGATTCGTCCACTCCCCGCCATTCATGCAGACCATTCTTGCCCGCCTGCAGGAAGGGCAGACCGTTCCCACAGCCATATCGGGATGTACCTCCGCCTCGGCAGCCTTGCTTCTGGCAAGGCTGCTGGCCGCGGGCAAGCGCAGTCTCTGCTGCCTGCTGCCTTCGGAAGAAGAGCTGCAACTGCTGGCGCAGGACTTTGCCTTCTTTTCCGCCAGCCCGCTTCTGCTCTTCCCTGGAACCGGCATTCCGCCCTATACCGTACTCAAGCCGGAAATGGCCGCCTGCGGCGAACGGGTGAGTACACTCTACCAGGTCCGGAATCTGCAGGAGCCGGCTCTGATTTTGAGCACTGTCGAGGCGGTCTGCCGGCGCCTGCCGAGCCCCCAGCACCTGAATACAAAGTGCGAACTGCTCATCGCGGGGGAAGACGCAGACCGGGATGCGCTGATTGCCTTTGCCCTGGCCAGCGGCTACCAGCCCTGCGAACTGGTGCGGCAGGAGGGCGATCTGGCTATCCGGGGCGGCATCATCGACCTCTACCCACCCTCCTGGCATGGCGAATCGGTGGGGCCCCTGCGGCTGGATTTTTTCGGCGACACGGTCGAATCCATTCGGACCTTTGACCCTGCAAGCCAGCGTTCCACCGGCGAACTGGCCGAGGCCATCCTGCTGCCCTGCTCGGAACTGCTCTACCCGGATGACCCGGCCGGGCAGGCCCGCATGCTGGAGGCTTTTGACAGGCTCCGCGACGGCCTGCAAGCACCGGCCCAGGCAAATGCCGGCGTCCGCGAGCATCTGCAGCTCCGGCAGCGCTTTGCCGGAATGGACATGCTGGCCCCCATGCTGACAGGTGCGGACGGACTGCGCTCCTTTTTTGAATACCTGCCCGCGACTTGTTCTTTGCTCCTTTTCGACGCCCCTGCCTGCCGGCGGCGCGCCCGTCTGTTCTTTGAGCGCGTAGACGCCAATTTTGCCGCAGTGCAGACTCAGGGCATGGCAGTCTCGCCTCCGGAAGAGCTTTTTCTTGCCGAATCCGAGCTGCTGGCCGTACTCGGCAAGCGCACGCTGGTTCATCTGATGCGGCTGCCCGATCCCGAAGCCCTGACGGCGCCCCTGCCCCTGCCGGTCAAAAACCACAGTCTGCTTGCCCAGGAAATGACGCTTTCGCGGCAAAAGCAGGGCATACTTGGGCCCCTCGCCACGCATATCAAGGAGTGGCAGGCGCGGGGCGAAAGTGTCCTGCTCGCATGCCGGTCGCTCAGGCAAGCCGGACACCTGCAGAGCATGCTGGCCCAGCACCAGGTGGACGCTGCCTGCCCAGGCCGTTCCTACGCCGCCATGACCTCCATACCCAGGGCTCAGGTCATCTGTCTGGCCGCGCCCCTCTCCCAGGGCTTTGACCTGCCACATGAGCAACTGCACATTCTCTCCACCGCGGAACTTTTTGGTGACAGGCGGATATCGCCGCGGCGGAGCGGCAGGAATGCGGGCCCCGATGCGCCAGCCGTCCAACTGGAGCAGTTGCATAAGGGCGACATTGTCGTACACGCAGATCACGGCATTGCACGCTTCGAGGGGCTGGTCAACCTGAACTATGCGGGTGTGCACGGTGATTTTTTGCTGCTCCTGTTCCGCAACGACGACAAACTCTACGTGCCGGTGGACAGGCTCCACAAGGTCGGCAGGTACAAGGGCCTGAGCGAACAGGAGCCCAGGCTGGACCTGCTGGGCTCGCAGCACTGGCTCTACACCAAAAAAAAGGTCAGCGACGCGGTCTGGAAGATTGCCCAGGAACTGCTCGACATCTATGCAAGGCGGGCCATGCGCCAGGGGCACCGCTTTTCTGGGCCGGGCGAGTTTTATCGCGAGCTGGAGGAGTCTTTCCCCTACGACGAAACCAGCGGCCAGCTCAAGGCCATTGGCGAGGTGCTGGATGATCTCTGCAAAGCCCGACCCATGGATCGGCTCATCTGTGGTGACGTTGGCTACGGCAAAACCGAGGTGGCGGCCAGAGCGGCATTCAAGGTGATCGAGGACGGCTATCAGGTGGCGATCCTGGTGCCAACGACCGTGCTGGCGGAGCAGCACCTGGCGACCTTCAGGGAGCGTTTTGCCACCTTTCCGGTACGCATAGCCTGCCTGAATCGCTTCCGCACCCGTGCCGAGCAGAAACAGATCATCGGCGATCTGGGCACGGGCAAAATCGACATCGTTATCGGAACGCACCGTTTGCTGTCCAAGGACATCAGCTTCCAAAAGCTGGGGCTGCTGGTTGTTGACGAGGAACACCGTTTTGGCGTGGCCCACAAAGAAAAAATAAAAAAAATCAAGGCAAACGTGGACGTGTTGACGCTCACGGCAACCCCGATTCCACGCACCCTGCAGATGTCGCTTGTGGGTATTCGCGACCTTTCCATTATTTCCACCCCGCCCAGGCAGCGACGCCCCGTCAAAACCCTGTTGGCCAAACGCGATGCGCTGATCATCAAGGAGGCCTGCCAACGGGAACTGGAACGGCAGGGACAGGTATTTTTTCTGCACAACCGGGTGCAGTCCATCATGCAGGTGGCGGCCCGAGTCTCCGACTTGGTGCCCCAGGCGCGGGTAGGGGTGGCCCATGGCCAAATGCCCACGGAGGAGCTGGAGAAGGTGCTCGTCCAGTTTATCCACCACAATCTGGATGTGCTTGTCTGCACCACAATCATCGAATCGGGGCTGGATATTGCCAACGCCAATACGATTCTTATCGATCGCGCCGATAGGATAGGCATGGCCGATCTTTACCAGTTGCGTGGCAGGGTGGGCCGCAGCGAGCGTCAGGCCTATGCCTATCTGCTCGTGCCCTCGCTCGAACACCTGAGCAGCGATGCAGAACGCCGGCTCCAGGCCCTGCTCGAGCACTCGGATCTGGGAGAAGGTTTTCAGGTGGCGATGAATGATCTGCAGATTCGCGGTGGCGGCAATCTGCTGGGCATCTCCCAGTCAGGACACGTGGCCGCAGTTGGCTACGACCTGTATTTTCAGCTTCTGCAAGACACGGTGGCCGATCTGCAGGCCCGGAAAAATGGCCGGCAGCCGGAAAACGGCGATCCGGCCTTTGATCCGGAAATCAAACTGCAGGGCGAGGCATTTTTACCGGAAGACTATATCCGGGATACGGCGCTGCGTTATCAGATGTACCGAAAACTGTCCTACGCAGGCAGCGGCAGCGCGGAAGAGCTCAGCGCACTGGCGGAGGAATTGGAGGATCGCTTTGGCCCATTGCCTGCACCCGCCCAGGCAATGTTCACCATCATTGCCATCAAGCAAAGACTAACTGCACTTCGCATCAGACGTCTGGAGCAAGGGGCTCAAAGGCTGCTCTTCTGCTTCGACGAGACAACAACAGTATTACCGGAAACGATCCTGGCCTATGTGCAGCAACAAAATGTGAGCAGGAGCAAGAATGCCCTCTGCCGCTTTACACCCGAGGGCCACCTCATCGTACCGCTTGATCAAACCACCAAGGTGATGGCAACCATTGATCATGTGCTGACAGCGCTGGCTGCCGGGCGTTCGGAAAGGCAGGGGTCAACCGCAAACAGCGCAGCACAGCGCTTATCTGGCGGAGCCATCCAGAGCACTTTATAAAATACAAAGGGGACCAATTTCTTGGTCCCCCATAAAGGTCAACTCAGCCACTGCTACTGGGCAGATCCTTTCTTCTTGTTGGAATGCGCTTTTGCATTGCCCGGTTTGGCATGTGCCGCTGCTGCTTTCGGCGCTGGATGGGTGTTCTGCACAGGCATTGCACTGATCTGCTGCTGCAAGTCATCCTTCAGGGTCGCAATTTTTAAATGCAACTCTTGAACGTTTCCGCTGAGATCACCTTTAAGAGCATCCATCTGATTTGCCAAGTCTGCAGAAGCGCTCACGCGCTGTTCCATTTCCGCAAGTCTTATGGCAATATCGTCCAATCTGCTGATGGCTGCCTCAAAATGCTCATCTCGTTGCGCTGCTGCATCCAGACCTGCCTGTATCAGGGCCATTTTTTCTGCAAATTCCTTTTTTGCAGCATCCTCATGCTGTTGCAAAATGAGGTGCAGCTCATCCAGTTGCTGGCTTTTTACAAAGTGTGCTGCATTTGCTTCCAGGGACTGCACAGTAGAATCAATCGAAGAAAGGCGAGTTTCAAGTCGCTGAAGAGTTTCAGGCAGACTCCGGGTTACTACTGGTGCTTCAGGGGGCTCAACGGAGGCGCAGGCAGAGCCGCAACACGCTTCAGCTCCAGCAAAGTTTCCAAAATACTGGGGAGCAACAAACGTTAAAATTCTCCTCACCTGCGTGCAGGCAAGAAGCTTCGTCCGGGCTGCGACTTCTGCGCCCTGTGACCTGTTCACAAGGTACGCGGAGGCGACATAGATGCATAGCATGACCGCAATGCAAAGCGCCACACCAATAACCAAACCGATAATCCAAAATACGAGCTGGAAAATGGTTACCAGGATGAGGCCAATCGAATGAAATATACCGCTACCAGGATGGGCCAAGGTCAGTTGCGCCACAAGGCTAAACAGCAGAAAAATGATGCCAGCGCTGGCAACGGCACACAGGGATGCATTTTTTTTCATTTCGAACCACCATGCAAGTTAAATGAGCTCTGAAAAAACGCTTGTCTCCAGCAAGCAGAGTTGTGCAGGCGAATCTCGTTCAGCCTTCTTTGCACTGAAAGCTTTTAGTCTACTGTCTTATTAAAAATTAGGCAAGCGGGAGAAAAAAATGAAGGGAACGATCACTTGACCGTCCCCTTCCTTTCTTGACCGTAAAGTCACAGTGCGGCGCTTAGCGCCGTGTAGAACGCGCACCTCTTTTATTCAGGCTCGCCTCCTTCTCGCGTGCCATTGCCTGCGCGCCCGGGTTCAACTTGTAGAGAAAGTCATCCATCAGTACATGCACAGCCTTTTCAGTCGCACTTTCAAAAAGCGCATCATACTGATAATCAGCCAGGACCGATTGTGGTGAGACTTTCACATCGATTCGGTTTGTCCACACCACTTCACCGTTGTAGGCATCCTGTACCCACATGCGGAGCTGCACCACTGCCTGGGGGATATCCCCAGCATTGTAGGCTATATTGCCCAACCCTGCACCGATAGCACCCCACACAATTGTATTTCCGTTCTTACCGCCAGAAACACCAAGAATTGATTTATTCGCTTTATTATACGGCCAGTTGTTTGATTCATTTCCATAGATTGCGCCTAGTGCGCCACCTGCTACCATACTACCCAACTCGTCATACGTATCAGAGCTGGCCTGCCCAAAGGCAAGCTTGTTGGTTACACCAGCTACAAAAGTGACAATGCCTTTTTTCCACGGAGCCCAGCTTGGATCCTGACGCGTCTTATATTGAATGATGCTCCCTCTGACAACATAATCAGCCGCAAAGTTTTGCCCCAATTGTGAGATCTCTGCCTGATCCAGACCTAAGGTACCCGGAGAATCGGTAGCGGGATTGCCAAAAGAATTCGAACGAGCGCTACGCTTATAGCGCTCCAATTCCTTCTGCATACTCGAAGACCAGCCACCGTTACGAAGTTCATAATCAATAGAGCGTGAGGTGTTCTCAGAGTACGCAACTACGTTAATTATGTTACGGTTGATCAGATAGCGGAACACATCCTCTTCAACAGGTACCAAAAAGCCATTCTGAGCAAAGCGGTCGGTCAGATTTGCGCTGATGAATAAATTACGCCGATAGGCGGACTCAATATCATCTGCATCCGTATAATCTGCAAAGGGCAAGACAACAACACGCCTGTTTTGACCGATATTAGTCTTCAATTCAGGGTTAATTTTTAAGGATTCCTGCACTGAGGTACCACAGCCAATTAGGGCAGACACGCAAAAAGCGGAAAAAACAAATGCTAATGGTTTCATTATTCGCACCTAAATTAAGTGAAGAAGATTATAAGTTGCTCCAAATATAATCAAATGATCTTTGGCGCCAACAGAATCACAAGCTCCCGCTTTCTGACAGCTTTATCCTCATAACCAAAGAGGTACTTAATAAGTGGAATCTTGCCAACCACTGGAGCAAACTGCTCTTTTTTCTCGGTAGCAGTATCAATTAAGCCACCAATGACCAGCATTTCCCCGTCACCTACTTGAACAGTGGTTGATAGCTCTCGCATTGTTATGACCGGGAGACCAATTTCTGCAGCATTGATTCCTACAGTTCTGTATGGGATAGCATCACCCTCCAATTCAGTGGTCACCGGTGTTAACTGCATAATCATGCTGTGATCATCAGTAATTGTTGCAATGACACCCATGGAGACTCCTTCCACGATGCTATCCGTTTCAACTGTATAGTTGTGTTCATTACTGTCGCCATCATAATCATCCTCAATAGAGGAAATATATTTTCGCACCTTACCAATACTAATAATTGCAGGTTGCCCATTCAAAACGGTCAATTTTGGATTCGAAAGAATGTGCGTTTCCCCTTGTTCATTTAAGGCATTAATTAGCACGCTAAAATCAGCATTTGGCATGGAAATTTTGCTCACAAAGCGATTCGAACCAGTCCACGGGTACACCTGACCGTTAGTGCCAAAGGCTACGGTACCTGTAACCTTAAAGCTCTCCAACACGCTCCCCCAGTCCAAACCAATTTTGGTTCGATCTGACAGATAGACCTCAATTATTTTGGCCTCAATGGCAATCTGGCGATAAAGTTCCTTTTTGAGGTTTGCAAAGTAATTTTCGACCGTTGCCATAACAGATGGCTTGGCCGTAACTGTCACGTTACCAGTCGCCTTGTCTACAATATAGAATGCGCCATCTTCAGCGCGCTGTCCGCTTTCGCCTTGCTTTGCTTTCTCACTCTTCACCACCGCAGGCTTGCGGGCCCGTTGGGGCAGCGGATTGCCAGTCTGTTCTGCCGCAGCGATTTCAGCCGCTGCCTCCGCAGCTTGTGCTTTACTTTCGGCTAGTGCAGCGCGTTCGGCAGCAGCCACATTCAAAATGACATCCAAGTTCTTTTGAACATTTTCCCAGATGTCAAAGGGGTTCTTCTCGCTGTTCAGTTTTACAACCCCCTCTGTTGCGGTAGTCACTTGTCCCTGCGTGGGAAGAAAATTGCCCCCAACCTTGGACGTATAATCACCTTTGACGTAGGGCACACCGACATGAAAAACCTTGGTCGTTTTGTTCTTGACCACAATGGTTTTGCCGTTCATCTCGTAAAAATAGTCAGCCTGGCGCAGCAGGTTGGCAACTGCGTCCTGAAACAGATCCTGAGCATTGATATCGACATCAACCAGGTAATTCTGATCAACGTCACTAGCCCAGCTGACTGTCATGCCCTTGAGGTTTGCCAATCTTTTCAGTACGTCCCAGAGCGGCTGCGGCCCTGACGTCGATTTGATCGTTGCGCCTACCCGTATTTGAAACTCCGCCGGCGTATCACCAAGATCATCCCCCAAGGCTGTTCGTGATGCCAAATACCCTGGGTTTTGGTAGCGCGATGGCATTTGGACAGGCTCGTTCATCTTTGTTGGCATGCTGGACATGGCTGACGGGGCGGGAGTTTCTTGCTTACCACCCTTTTTTCCACTGCAGGCGCCAAGAGCACAGATCAATGCTAGTGTCGCAAAGATCACCAATGTTTTCTGCAAGTTCATCTCTTTTCTCCGTATGAAATGATCAATTCGCCATACCAACTCTTGCCCTGACGAACCGCGACAGATCAGATGGCAACGCAAAGCCCGAACTCAGAATCTCCCGATAGGCCTGCACAGCCTGGGAACTTGCGCCTTTCTTATCCAGGATCCTTGCCTTGGCCACCATAGCCTCCAAGGTCCTACCATAGAGAGAATCGTGCTTCGCGAGAATTTGCAGGGCAAGATCATATTGGCGAGCTTCTTCACGAAATAGGGCATAACTCAGAAGTGCCTCCTGACTAGGGCTGTCACCCTGCACACACATATCGAAGTAAGAAGCTGCAGCCTGCATGCTACGCATATTGGCCGAGGCAATAGCTGCGTTGAGGGCAGCTACACGATCCTTTTTATTGATTGCCAAAGCACTCTTGGCGTATTGTAGGGCTTTGGCATTCTGCCGCAATTCCACCAGGTAGATAGCCGAGATCCTATTCGCCAGCTTGGCATTGGAACTCCACTTCTCAAAGGCCTGTTCATAGGCCTGCACAGCCATGGTCGGATTGTGTGCCTTCTCAAACTCGCGGCCCCTGGCAATCAGTTGCGAGGCCTCAACCAGGCCCACAGGCTGCTGTTCCATCTGGGTAATCACCAAAGCGTCCTGCTGGGCTATGTCTTCATCAGCCTGGAAGGAGAGTTTGCTTACGGTTTTGTTTGGCCAGATAAACTCCTTTGACTTTGGGTAGATAACGATGGTGTTGTAACGCTCCTCTTTTTTCAGGTCCTTCAGATTCAGGATAGCGTCAAGAGCAAAATCCCAGGGGACGTCATCAAGGGTCAAGGTCAAAGTGCCCTGAACAGACTCATCCACAATAATGTTTGTTCCGCTGACTTCCCTAAGGAAGCGAAAGACATTGTGGAGATCCATTTTATAAAAATCCACGCTGATTCGCTCGCGCTCATAACCAGAGAAACCAAAGGTCTCGTTGCCCTGGCTGCTGCGCGCTGGGCCTGCCGCCTTGGATGTATCAGGGAGCTGCTTGGCCAGTGCCTTGCCGGAAGCTGCATTCGTTTTGCTTTTGCCCGCCACAGCAGGCTTCTGCAACTCAAAATTCACCAGAATATCCTTGCCATCCTGCTTCGTGGTATAGGGCAATGACTTCTTTAATATGAATTCAAACCGCAAAATCTGAGGACTTGCATCAGCAATTTCCTTGGTCTGCAACTGAATCGGGGTATCTTTGGGAATATCGGCAGTTATCCCGGATTTGAGACTTGCGTTTGCCACATCAATAACGACCCGTGCCGGCTTCGGCAACTCATAGGTCTGATAGGTCAAACTTTCATTGCCTTTAATACGGACTTCCAATGATGCAGCCGATTTCTTGACGGCAATTTCGGTAACCGCAGACTTTTCCCCTTCCTGGGCCTGCACCACCGCGACAAAGGCCAAGCCTACAAAAGCAGCTGATGCAGCGCCCAACCACCGCCGACAGCACTCACGAAAAAGTGCACTATCTCCAAGCCTTTTCATTTACCTTCTCCATCTCTTTTCAGCTTCATGAACACATCTGTCTCTATCTTCTCTCCACCGCGGGTCTGGGCCGTTTCGGTAACTTTCACCTGTTCCTTCTGGATTTCCGTTACCTGACCGTGTCTGCCGATCAGCTGACCCACGGTAATTTTGTAGCCTTTTTTGGTCACATCCTCCACCATGGCTATTCGACCCCGTGGTGTATCCATCACTGCGACTAAACTCAGTTGGGCGGGTTCAAAAAGCTGCATGCCTGTCAGCTCGCCCTCTTCATCCAGCAGCTCGTTCGGATTGACCGACTTGAGCGTAATAAAGGGTTTAAAAGGATCTGGTCTTGATGCAACCTGATATTCATACTGAGGCGCTGCTGCACCCTGCGCTGCATTACCCTGCAGGGGCGCAGCCTCCTCCTGCATGGGAGCTGGTGGTGAACCGCCCATATCTGTATCTGCATCAGAAGGCAATAGAGCCTGGCTTGACGAAGCGTCAATTGCCATAGCTATATTGCCTCCACCAAGCATGATGGACATCACCGCCACAATAATCCTCACAGAGGTACCCAGATGAAAAGCCGATTTTGTCAGATGCTGCATTTTCATGATATCATCCACCCTCTTGCAATAGGACCACTATTTTTTCGCGGCCTGCTTTCCGGCTTGACTTTGCGGAGTTGCAGTAGATTCTACTGTAGAACGATAAGTGACCAGCGTACCCGTTGAAGTCAAAAGAATCTCATCATTTTCCTGTTTCGGCGTGGCCATGCTTAGAGAATCAAGCGTCACAATCCGATCCAGCTTGGACAATTTATCTAAAAATGTACCAACGCTATGATACGGGCCATACAGAGAAATAGAAATAGGAATTTCCGCATAGAATTCCTGCGGGACTTCCGGACCCGGCGCAAAAGACAGGAACTCAAGCCCTGCAGCCTTACCCAAATCTGAGATTGTCCGCAGCAGCTTCGGAATTTCGTTAGTTTTCGGGATATTGACAAGACTTTCATCAAATTTGCGCTGCGTTTCCGCCAACTTGGCCATGAAAGCCGGCATATTGGCAATAGCGCTTTGAGCTTTATGAATTTCCTCGTTCACATCGGCTATCTGCTCTCTTAAACCTTTTTGCTCCTCAATGTTTGGCTCATATACTGCATAGTACATTCCTGCGAGCGGAATCGCGATTGCCAGCAGTAAAACAAAAATCTTAATCTTATTGTCCAGCGACTGATATTGACCATCAATAAAAGAATCAAGTTTATTCTGTCGCGCATTTTTTGCAGCCATGATCCACTCCTTACTGAGCTTTGGCCGGAGCGGCGGCGGGTTGCGTCGGCCCAAGCCTATCTATGGAACTCCGCAGCGTGAATTCCTTAAGATCGCGATCAGCGTATTTTTTCATGTCCGATTTTCCCAAGGTCACATTAGACAAATATGGTGAGTTTTCCAACTCATCCATATATCTGGCTATTGTTTGATTGTCCTGGGACATGCCGGTCACTTCAAGCCCGCTTGAACTCTGTGACAATTGAGTGAGCCACATTCTGTCCGGCGGGGTATGACTCGCGACGTCATCCATGACATGAACGGCTACCCCTGCATTCTTTTTCAGCTCCTTGATTATTGCTATCCTGGTTTCAAGGAGTGCCTGTTGTTGCTCTAATTGTTTGATTTTATTCAATTCATCATTATACTTTTCTTTCTCTTCTTGTACTACCTCAAGTTCAGCACGCAATCCTCTCGTCTGGATTACCTGCACGATACCAACAAACGCTAGCGCAGCAATGAACAGACCTACAGTAAGAATGGCCAACATAAGCTCTTTCTTGGCCTTATTCCTACGTCTGATTTCACGGACCGGTAATAAGTTTATCTGTATCATAGTCTTAAAGAGTGGCTGGGCGAATTGCAAGACCCGCTGCAATTGCCATTTCTGGGCCTAAGGCTGCCAAAAATTGGCGATCAAACCTCTTTTCGTCAACCTGAATACGATCAAAAGGATCAAACACCTGAACAGGCAAGTCTATTTCTTTGGCAATGTATTCCGACAGTCCAGAGACCTTTGCCCCCCCTCCGCTCAAAACGATATGGGATAGTGATCTCTTCTGATTGTTAGAGCGATACAAATCGACAGCCTTTCTGATTTCCATCGCCCATTGGCTGCACACCTTGGTAAAAATGCCGCGGATTTTCGCCTCGTGCTCCGGCGCCGCTACCGCGCCCAGTTTAATCTTCTCGGCCAAGTCGTAGTCGACATCCAGATCCACTGCAATGCGATTGGTCAACTGGGCACTGCCCACGGCAACATCACGGGCGACAACAGATACACCATCAGCTATGATGTTAATATTCATCTTGGAGGCACCGATATCTATCAGTGCCACATTAACCTCAGATGAGGTAACTACCCCCCAAATATTGCTGAGAGCGAAACCGTCGACATCGACCAAAACCGGATTCAGCTTCAACGCTGCAAGCATATCAAGATAGTGGTTGACCACTTCCTTCTTTGCCGCCACCAGCATGATATCTTGCCGGTCAGAACCGGCTTTTCGGACCGGTAACCTTTGAAAATCCAAGTAGATGTCCTTGGAGTCAAAAGGAATATACTGCTCGGCTTCCATTGCAATATATTTCCTCAATTCTTCATCAGACATCTGTTCCAGGTTGATCTTTTTTACGATGACAGAATAGCCGGAAATCGAAACGCCTACCTTTTTCCCCTTGACCTGGAGATTTTTCAGCAGGGCGGCAACCGTTTTACCTACAGCCTTGGGCTCTTTCAGATCGCCATCCTCGACCGCTTCGGCAGGCAAAGCTGCACTCCCCGCTGCCAGCAGGCGGTAGCCTTCTTTACCGCTCGGCTGCAGCTGGCACACCTTCACCGCATGCGTACCAATATCAATACCAATTACCAATTCTTTTTTCTTCGCCATGGTCTTCTTATCCGTGTAATGGACTGCTCATGAGCGCCTGTTTCAGATGCTTCCTTTATAGCCCATATGGGTGGTGGTTTGTCAAGGAGGCTTCCCTATTTTTTCATTTTTTTCCCAGAAAAAACGGGATAGTACCGGCTTGCTCCCAGGATTCCCAAGGCAAATTAATGCATA
This region includes:
- the pilM gene encoding type IV pilus assembly protein PilM; its protein translation is MAKKKELVIGIDIGTHAVKVCQLQPSGKEGYRLLAAGSAALPAEAVEDGDLKEPKAVGKTVAALLKNLQVKGKKVGVSISGYSVIVKKINLEQMSDEELRKYIAMEAEQYIPFDSKDIYLDFQRLPVRKAGSDRQDIMLVAAKKEVVNHYLDMLAALKLNPVLVDVDGFALSNIWGVVTSSEVNVALIDIGASKMNINIIADGVSVVARDVAVGSAQLTNRIAVDLDVDYDLAEKIKLGAVAAPEHEAKIRGIFTKVCSQWAMEIRKAVDLYRSNNQKRSLSHIVLSGGGAKVSGLSEYIAKEIDLPVQVFDPFDRIQVDEKRFDRQFLAALGPEMAIAAGLAIRPATL